Within the Gigantopelta aegis isolate Gae_Host chromosome 8, Gae_host_genome, whole genome shotgun sequence genome, the region AGTAATCGTAATCGTTGCCTTTCGTCAAGTAATCGCCTCATCTCTGATAGtcatatatattgtttgcaAGGTTTCCAACAAAGCAGACCACCCAGCTGTTTACTCTGAAGGTTTGTTCAGACAAATTTattggagggcgggacgtagcctagtggtaaaatgctcgtttgatgcgcggtcggtctaggatctagccagtgcaccacgactggtatatcaaaggccgtggtatatgctatgctgtctgtgggatggtgcatataaaagatcccttgctactgatggaaaactagcgggtttcctctctgtgacataatgatcatatgtttgacattcaatagccgattattaatacatcaatgtgctctagtggtgtcgttaaacaaaacaaactttaacaaataaataggaAACCAAAAGTATGTTATGAATCAGGTCCGCCAAAATGTCAAGCCCTTTGGCTCTCGGACTATGAATACTGTAGATTCCCCCTTTAAACGTTGCACCCCCCTCTCTAGAAAAAGCCTTCATCCGCCCCTGTTTCTTGTTACTTACCTCCACATGGTTCTGTATGGCACGTGCCATTCCTGTATTCAATATCCACGATCGTTGTAGGGTGGTCGTCATAACACCTGTATCTATATCGTAGATTTTCTATATAGCCCGATCCGCCACAGAGCAGCGAACACTCGACACCAGGACGGGTACTAGTCATCCACCCAGACCAAGGTAAATATGGCCCCCTGTGAAATAACAAGACTCTTCAACCTAATGAAATTTATCATATTTATCCACATCATTTATCTTTTGAAGGTATCGGCCTCAAGTCATTTGAGCagtatttgtataatatttctCTCCCAacccccactctctctctcctcttcctccttctCTCTATAGTACTCCGCATGCATAATCGGAGGTGAAATGAGTTAggttatctctctctctctctctctctctctctctcgtgtgtgtgtgtgtgtgtgtgtgtgagagagagagagagagagagagagagagagagagagagagagagagagagagagagtctaaCCTACTCCAACTTCGATTATACATTAATACATGGATGCTAACCTTTACTAGCTTCACAGGTTCTGCTCTTGTACATAGATAATAAACTCGATCGTCATTCATTATGGCCCGTTCCAACCAATGTATCAAAATTGGacaaaaaccgtggtatatgctttcctgtctgtggaaaagtgcatataaaagagcccttgctgtattaggaaaaatgtaggggtttcctctgatgactacgtgtcagaattaccaaatgtttgaatccaatagccgataattaattaatcaatgtgctccagtggtgtcgttaaacaaaacaaacgttaactttcaTTATGGCCCAAgctatattatttaaaacattttcatattcgGTTGATTTGACACATTATTATACTGAATGTACATTTCAGTGAAACACATTTAGCATAAATGATAAATGAAACATAGTGACTcaccctgtcctggacggaggagcctgCTCAAatcggcacctgtgcccatgacaggcgtgcgcgaAAAccgcttgctctgaatgtgcacgttaaaccctatgactcGACTTGACTCACCATTCTGAACAAATATCACTGCGTACCGAAGTCGTCAGGAATAGAACGAAAGCTAAACACCTCAGTAGCAGCATCTGTAGTACATAGacatttgaaatataaatgtaaaaatgtataaacatgttGTTACTAGTATCTAgaacatatagatatatttttgttagtattatatataagacATAAATTAACATTGTTTCCAGCATGACGAATCTGAACGACAGAACCgttaacattttacaaaatcGTGTTTCAAGGTACAAGATAGAGTCAAAAGGAAGTTTTGACAATGTTCCCACGAGTCATTGTCGGGTGTGTGGTGTATAGTTATATTGAGAACTTCCACTTCCCAGGATAATACATCCTTCTTACTTTGCCTGTAAGAGGTCTACCATATTGATGATGTACCATTGATCGATAGTAATCGAAAAATAATCGGTTTAGCTATGGAGATATGATGATCGATTATATAAATTCCAAATCACTtgtcaataaagatgttatattttgttgggtacccagccatgttggcattaaagggacattcccgagtttgctgcattgtaagatatttccgactaataaaatatttctacgattaaacttacatattaaatatattttcttgtttaggatgtcagtgtctatatattcaatgtgtttctggtcgtcttaatatttgtaagaaacccaaactggattttgtcttcaaataattttgtgcgaacgaaaaaaataatttttaggaaataaaatgaaatttaacctagtacaaatattagaacgatcagaaacacgtttattatacagccactaatattttatgcagaaaaatatatttggtatgtaattaaagtcgttaaaaagtctccgttagtcgataacatcataaaaatggcagcaaactcaggaatgtccctttaaggataaTGAAAAGGctgattctgctgccaagtctgctttgaatttgccACATACCAGTactggtgtcccctacagtgattttcaAATATTACATTCAGGGTTTCACCTAGCATCTGGAAAACGGGAGTCATCATGTCTCACAGGATTTTATTTTGGGAGTCATCCATTCAAAATGGGAGTcatctatgatatatattttttaaatcacattatAAACTGAATAACTGTCTCGTTtatattacatgcatatattatatccACTATTCTATCTGTataatgcatatacatgtatatccattgtttttcttcttataaATAACTTAGTGCTTTTTTCCCCTGTCTTTTTATATAGTCCGAAAGTGTGGTCctttctacgtccgaatatAGCTTGTATTCAAAACATGTGGCACAAATGGACATACAAATGGACATACaagctaaaaatgtatacattaccGTACTCACCGAATCCCGACTGAAGTACTtgcgtcattattaacaaaataaatcttccaacgacaacataaaacatttgcccgccattttaaatttgctaaatagagggaaggaACACGCCCTGCACATTAACAAAAGTGTTGACTTACTATGCGCCCTGCACTATCTTTTTATGCACCCTTTGCTGCATGCTAACCTGCTTTGTAACATAGCTGCATCTGCGCAATAATTATGACTAACACCTATTTGATTTGCTCAACCATCTACATGACATTGTACATGTCCGTATACAGACCGCGCATTCGACTTtatcgaccggcctcggtggcgtagtggttaggccatcggtctacaggctggtaggtactgggttcggatcccagtcgaggcatgggagttttaagccagataccgactccaaaccctgagtgagtgctccgcaaggctcaatgggtaggtgtaaaccactcgcaccgaccattgatccataactggttcaacaaaggccatggtttgtgctatcctgcctgtgggaagcgcaaataaaagatcccttgctgctaatcggaaagagtagcccatgtagtggcgacagcgggtttcctctcaaaatctgtgtggtccttaaccatatgtctgacgccatataaccgtaaataaaatgtgttgagtgcgtcgttaaataaaacatttctttctttcgacaTTATCTCGATGATCTAAATTTAGACAGGAACTGGCACACTACATCAGCCACACTGTTTTTAACACTTATCTAACGTAACATATTGATACGGTTGAGAACCAGTTAAACCGCTAGGTTATATTTGTTCTGAAACTTCGTAGTCGTTAGGTTTTTAggtgtttaaaacatatatttttttaaatgttaaagctaTTGGCATTGTCACGATGATCTAAATTTAGAGAAAGTGTCTGGCATACTACATGAGCCACACTGGTTTTAACACTTAAGTTACGTTAAACGTATTGATAAAGTTGGGAACCAGTTAAACAGCTCTGCTATTTTCGTATTGAACTTCGTTGATGTtgtatgcttttctttttttctatctgCTGACACCAGTTTGGTATTGTGCAATAAAGTGAACTGAAATTTAATTGAATTAGTCCATAggtttttatgtattaaaaaaaaaatgaatgtaaaatCGAATATCATATCAAATGTTACTGGCGTTAAAAGCAGaggtgaaaacaaaaacactcttAATGGATGGCGGACGAGGTGCCAACATGCAGAAAATAACAACAGCTTGTCAAACAAGAAAGAAGCGAATTGTAACTGCCTGGAAGTGAAACATTCtgcataaatataaaaagttCCCCTACGTCCTTCCCTCCAgttaactccccccccccccccctaaaaaaacaaaaacaaaaacaaacagttcgaagactaattcctgacgtgacacgttaggtattacgtaaccaccagctcgccagagggcgtattcactgggatgatacaaaatggctgcgcccgttatatataatagccgtcacatttaaccgttgtattaattaactatacgattatacttgttaatattgagcaataatgtgcattatatatcgttgaatatgcataccaggtcaaatgccttaatGGTTCCTTcctccatatgtccgacgtcatataaccgtaaataaaatgataactggtgtaacaaaggccgtggtatgtagtatcctgtttgtgggatggtgcatataaaagattccttgctgctaatcaaaaagagtagtccatgaagtggcgacagcgggtttcctcgctcaatatctgcgtggtccttaaccatatgtctgacgccatataaccgtaaataaaatgtgttgagtgcgtcgttaaatataacatatccttccttcattaaagagactgtcctgcgtttgcagccattgtgagatgtttccgactaacggAGCCTTTGTTGGTTACTaaaattacatgtcaaatatagtTTCTTGATCAGATATCCATTGTTTTACCGTCGTGTGATAATGTCTGTCgcagacatttttcatttaacttcgtattattatatatattttcgtacgtacgaaattagtAGAAGATAAAATAAGGTTtcagctactacaaacattaggacgacgaCAAActccttgtttatacagacattgatattctaaacagaaaaattaaatttaatatgcaattttagtcaTAAAATACCTTCGTTTGTCGTGTAAACGTGTTATATTGGCATAAAACTCAGGAAGTTCCACTAAAAAGAAATAATCCTTTCCCAGACACATTGTTATATTTCCAGGAACCGGTTTACGCGTAACAGACCATAAAGTGTTAATCTAACCACAATGGGAGTCTTCGTGTTACtatttgcagcaaactcagaacagATCCTAACCAATCGTTTTTCGgacacagttatatttttaagaaCATGGACAGACCATAAAGTGTTAATCTAACCACAATGGGAGTCTTCATGTTACtatttgcagcaaactcagagcAGGTCCTAACCAATCGTTTTTCGGacacattgttatatttttaggGACATGGACAGACCATAAAGTGTTAATCTAACCACAGTATGGGTCTTCGTGTTATAACGACGGCAAACTCAGAATAGTTCCTAAGCAGAGAATCCTTTCCCAGAAACATTGATGTATTTTCGAGAACCCGAACACACTATAAAGTGTTAATCTAACTACAACGAGGTTCTTCATGTTACGTGACTCGTTGTTATATTTACCAGGAACCGGTTCACGTGCGACAGACAATAGTGTTAAACCACAATGGGGGTGCATTGTTATATTTCCAGGAACCGGTTTACCTGTGACAGACCATAAAGTGTTAAACCACAATGGGGATCTTCATCGGCGGTCTCGTGGCCGTGATCGTCTTCTACATCCTCATCCTGGTCATAGGAATCGTGGCGGCGCGCAGGTCCGGACACTTCTTCACAAACATCGACTCAAAAGAGGTGATGCTAGCTGGACGCAAGATAGGACTGTTTGTTGGCTGTTTCACAATGACAGGTAATCATTGAGTGATTCACAATGACAGGTAATTATTAACTATTTCACAATAACAGGTAATCACTTACCGTTTCACAATGACAGGTAATCCTTTACTGTTTCACAATGACAGGTAATCCTTTACTGTTTCACAATGACAGGCAATCATTTACTGTTTCACAATGACAGGTAATAACTTACTGTTTCACAATGACAGGTAATCTCTTACTGTTTCACAATGACAGGCAACCATTTACTGTTTCACAATGACAGGTAATCACTTACTGTTTCACAATGACGGGTAATCTCTTACTGTTTCACAATGACAGGTAATCATTTACTGTTTCACAATGACAGGTAATCATTTACTGTTTCACAATGACAGGTAATTATTAACTATTTCACAATTACAGGTAATCATTTACTGTTTCACAATTACAGGTAATCATTTACTGTTTCACAATgacaaataattattaactatttCACAATGACAGGTAATTATTAACTATTTCACAATGACAGGTAATCATTTACCGTTTCACAATGACaggtaagtatataaaaaatagcTATAAATATGATCTTTTATAcaggaataaatgaatgatgaatgattTAAAGAAAGGTGAGTGGAAAAAAATgagtgaatgaaagaatgaatgagtaaatgaatgaatgaatgaaataatgaatgaatgaacgaatacaTTAATTTTCCTCTATTTTTTATATCAGCGTCACGGGTCGGTggagaaagaatgaaagaacgaatgaacgaaaga harbors:
- the LOC121380187 gene encoding uncharacterized protein LOC121380187, which produces MLLLRCLAFVLFLTTSVRSDICSEWGPYLPWSGWMTSTRPGVECSLLCGGSGYIENLRYRYRCYDDHPTTIVDIEYRNGTCHTEPCGDKCLPGVYRFLPHSTNSGRFYQCSNERAFLHRCPPNTVWGQALGRCAWPWEVK
- the LOC121380188 gene encoding high-affinity choline transporter 1-like is translated as MGIFIGGLVAVIVFYILILVIGIVAARRSGHFFTNIDSKEVMLAGRKIGLFVGCFTMTATWVGGGFINGSAEAVVKDGLVWCQAPLGYGIALMFGKFLTN